The Pleurodeles waltl isolate 20211129_DDA chromosome 7, aPleWal1.hap1.20221129, whole genome shotgun sequence genome includes a region encoding these proteins:
- the LOC138246563 gene encoding chemerin-like receptor 1, translating into MMDGPLLMENVTSLFFRKITTTQPMRPKGARCEDVSSVMNSLQILSLFFFSLAFLLGVTGNGLVIWITGFKMKTTVNTVWFLNLSIADFIFTFFLPISIAYTAMDYHWPFGTLLCKINSTVGILNMFASIFFLVVISVDRCLLVVFPVWSQNHRTPRMATKVALTTWVLALAMSSPALAFRDTLRTRNNTTLCYNNYAFSTNFSDPQIASVRKMRNTVLTFTNFLCGFLFPFIIIFVCYGILIFRLRRNQRARSSKPYKIMCAVVLSFFCCWLPNHFFLLLRNSLDQQSSCLTLRIFRIGSPVAASLAYFSSCINPVIYVFIVRDFKNILKSSVLSVLEMAFKEESTIPQSRTTSVQQDEKSMMMPLESK; encoded by the coding sequence ATGATGGATGGACCACTTCTGATGGAGAATGTCACTTCGCTCTTCTTCCGCAAAATTACCACTACACAGCCTATGAGACCAAAGGGGGCCCGATGTGAAGACGTTTCTAGTGTTATGAATTCATTGCAAATCTTGTCTCTGTTTTTCTTTAGCCTGGCATTTCTCCTGGGTGTCACAGGTAATGGTCTGGTTATCTGGATCACTGGCTTTAAAATGAAGACCACAGTCAACACAGTGTGGTTCCTGAATCTATCTATTGCTGATTTCATCTTCACTTTCTTCCTGCCAATTAGCATTGCTTACACAGCCATGGACTACCACTGGCCCTTTGGAACCTTGCTGTGCAAGATTAACAGTACAGTAGGAATTCTCAACATGTTTGCCAGCATCTTTTTCCTTGTGGTCATCAGTGTTGATCGCTGCTTGTTGGTGGTGTTTCCAGTCTGGTCACAGAATCATAGAACCCCTAGAATGGCAACCAAGGTGGCCTTGACTACCTGGGTTCTTGCTCTTGCTATGAGTTCCCCTGCTCTTGCTTTCCGTGATACTTTAAGAACAAGAAACAATACGACTCTCTGTTATAACAACTATGCCTTCTCCACTAACTTCAGTGATCCTCAAATAGCATCGGTGAGGAAGATGAGAAACACTGTTTTGACCTTCACCAACTTCTTGTGTGGATTCCTCttcccttttattattatttttgtgtgttATGGTATCCTCATCTTTAGGCTGAGGAGAAACCAACGAGCCAGGAGTAGCAAACCTTACAAAATCAtgtgtgcagtggtgctgtcctttttctgctgctggcttccAAACCATTTTTTCTTACTGTTAAGAAATAGCCTTGACCAACAAAGTAGTTGTCTTACATTGCGGATATTCAGGATTGGCTCACCAGTGGCAGCCAGCCTTGCCTATTTCAGTAGCTGCATTAATCCTGTCATTTATGTGTTCATTGTCAgagatttcaagaacattttgaaaTCATCTGTACTTTCAGTGCTCGAGATGGCCTTTAAAGAAGAGTCAACTATTCCTCAGAGTAGAACCACATCTGTTCAGCAAGATGAGAAAAGCATGATGATGCCACTGGAATCTAAATGA